The Hevea brasiliensis isolate MT/VB/25A 57/8 chromosome 1, ASM3005281v1, whole genome shotgun sequence genome has a window encoding:
- the LOC110637651 gene encoding F-box protein SKIP23 isoform X3, giving the protein MAEWTLLPKDLLEQISKCLDTSIDLLRFRSVCTSWRCSVSPKPRRLSGTFRILPNDGISRTSFGFYLSRRTVFLIRLPDSHNQAAPKGWLVKIEEDIPDRKRLLNPLSRYKLNSLPSNFPRVLNLLNLRICQLGQEYVLHHVNYKPNSSSFSDAGNLYMEKVVMIWLNCESDFMLLTIHVSGKLALFRSGDRRWTIIKDMPSPYDDVIVYKGNFYAVDNTGRTVVVGLNTELSLTANPVFGGDKKYLVESDGELLLVDMYLSIDTEEESLSFGEEYLEHLAQYMSERTVRFRVYKLDEEAKSWIEVRSLGDRVLFLGDDSTFSAPASDLSGCKGNCIFFVDNFFYSRDECPTGGDDGVLAGRDIGVFDLENGCIGPLGNYPELAKMFWPPPHWVTLASLEH; this is encoded by the exons ATGGCGGAATGGACCCTTCTCCCAAAAGACCTGCTAGAGCAAATCTCCAAATGTCTCGACACCTCCATTGATCTCCTTCGATTCCGCTCCGTTTGCACTTCATGGCGATGCTCTGTCTCCCCAAAGCCGCGCCGCTTATCGGGCACTTTCCGGATTCTTCCAAACGACGGAATCTCCCGCACCTCATTCGGTTTCTACCTCTCCAGACGTACCGTATTCCTTATCAGGCTACCCGATTCCCATAACCAGGCGGCCCCAAAGGGCTGGCTCGTCAAAATCGAGGAAGATATCCCTGATAGAAAGCGATTGTTGAATCCTCTATCTAGGTATAAGTTGAATTCTTTACCCAGTAACTTTCCTCGCGTGTTGAATTTACTGAACTTGCGGATCTGCCAATTGGGTCAAGAATATGTTCTGCATCACGTTAACTATAAGCCCAATTCTTCGTCTTTCAGTGACGCTGGCAATCTATACATGGAGAAAGTGGTAATGATATGGTTGAATTGTGAAAGTGATTTTATGTTGCTTACCATTCATGTTTCGGGAAAACTGGCTTTGTTTAGAAGTGGTGATAGGAGATGGACTATAATAAAAGATATGCCATCTCCTTACGATGATGTAATTGTTTATAAAGGTAATTTTTATGCGGTTGACAACACAGGGAGGACTGTGGTTGTGGGGTTGAATACAGAGTTGAGTTTGACTGCAAATCCTGTTTTTGGTGGTGACAAGAAGTATTTGGTTGAGTCCGATGGTGAATTATTATTGGTTGACATGTATTTGAGCATTGATACTGAAGAAGAGAGTCTGAGCTTTGGTGAGGAATATTTGGAGCACCTTGCCCAGTATATGAGCGAGAGGACGGTTAGGTTCAGGGTTTATAAGTTGGATGAAGAAGCAAAAAGCTGGATTGAGGTGAGAAGCTTGGGTGATCGTGTTTTGTTTTTGGGTGATGATTCTACCTTTTCTGCACCTGCTTCGGATCTTTCTGGGTGCAAAGGGAATTGTATATTTTTTGTGGATAATTTCTTCTATTCCAGGGATGAGTGTCCAACTGGCGGAGATGATGGAGTGTTGGCAGGTCGTGACATAGGCGTGTTTGATTTGGAGAATGGTTGTATTGGACCTTTGGGAAATTACCCTGAACTTGCCAAGATGTTCTGGCCACCTCCCCATTGGGTTACTTTGGCATCCTTGGAA CACTGA
- the LOC110637651 gene encoding F-box protein SKIP23 isoform X1, with product MAEWTLLPKDLLEQISKCLDTSIDLLRFRSVCTSWRCSVSPKPRRLSGTFRILPNDGISRTSFGFYLSRRTVFLIRLPDSHNQAAPKGWLVKIEEDIPDRKRLLNPLSRYKLNSLPSNFPRVLNLLNLRICQLGQEYVLHHVNYKPNSSSFSDAGNLYMEKVVMIWLNCESDFMLLTIHVSGKLALFRSGDRRWTIIKDMPSPYDDVIVYKGNFYAVDNTGRTVVVGLNTELSLTANPVFGGDKKYLVESDGELLLVDMYLSIDTEEESLSFGEEYLEHLAQYMSERTVRFRVYKLDEEAKSWIEVRSLGDRVLFLGDDSTFSAPASDLSGCKGNCIFFVDNFFYSRDECPTGGDDGVLAGRDIGVFDLENGCIGPLGNYPELAKMFWPPPHWVTLASLEVQTQNKLEELSLKIDD from the exons ATGGCGGAATGGACCCTTCTCCCAAAAGACCTGCTAGAGCAAATCTCCAAATGTCTCGACACCTCCATTGATCTCCTTCGATTCCGCTCCGTTTGCACTTCATGGCGATGCTCTGTCTCCCCAAAGCCGCGCCGCTTATCGGGCACTTTCCGGATTCTTCCAAACGACGGAATCTCCCGCACCTCATTCGGTTTCTACCTCTCCAGACGTACCGTATTCCTTATCAGGCTACCCGATTCCCATAACCAGGCGGCCCCAAAGGGCTGGCTCGTCAAAATCGAGGAAGATATCCCTGATAGAAAGCGATTGTTGAATCCTCTATCTAGGTATAAGTTGAATTCTTTACCCAGTAACTTTCCTCGCGTGTTGAATTTACTGAACTTGCGGATCTGCCAATTGGGTCAAGAATATGTTCTGCATCACGTTAACTATAAGCCCAATTCTTCGTCTTTCAGTGACGCTGGCAATCTATACATGGAGAAAGTGGTAATGATATGGTTGAATTGTGAAAGTGATTTTATGTTGCTTACCATTCATGTTTCGGGAAAACTGGCTTTGTTTAGAAGTGGTGATAGGAGATGGACTATAATAAAAGATATGCCATCTCCTTACGATGATGTAATTGTTTATAAAGGTAATTTTTATGCGGTTGACAACACAGGGAGGACTGTGGTTGTGGGGTTGAATACAGAGTTGAGTTTGACTGCAAATCCTGTTTTTGGTGGTGACAAGAAGTATTTGGTTGAGTCCGATGGTGAATTATTATTGGTTGACATGTATTTGAGCATTGATACTGAAGAAGAGAGTCTGAGCTTTGGTGAGGAATATTTGGAGCACCTTGCCCAGTATATGAGCGAGAGGACGGTTAGGTTCAGGGTTTATAAGTTGGATGAAGAAGCAAAAAGCTGGATTGAGGTGAGAAGCTTGGGTGATCGTGTTTTGTTTTTGGGTGATGATTCTACCTTTTCTGCACCTGCTTCGGATCTTTCTGGGTGCAAAGGGAATTGTATATTTTTTGTGGATAATTTCTTCTATTCCAGGGATGAGTGTCCAACTGGCGGAGATGATGGAGTGTTGGCAGGTCGTGACATAGGCGTGTTTGATTTGGAGAATGGTTGTATTGGACCTTTGGGAAATTACCCTGAACTTGCCAAGATGTTCTGGCCACCTCCCCATTGGGTTACTTTGGCATCCTTGGAA GTGCAAACTCAAAATAAACTTGAAGAGTTGTCCTTGAAAATTGATGATTAA
- the LOC110637651 gene encoding F-box protein SKIP23 isoform X2 produces the protein MAEWTLLPKDLLEQISKCLDTSIDLLRFRSVCTSWRCSVSPKPRRLSGTFRILPNDGISRTSFGFYLSRRTVFLIRLPDSHNQAAPKGWLVKIEEDIPDRKRLLNPLSRYKLNSLPSNFPRVLNLLNLRICQLGQEYVLHHVNYKPNSSSFSDAGNLYMEKVVMIWLNCESDFMLLTIHVSGKLALFRSGDRRWTIIKDMPSPYDDVIVYKGNFYAVDNTGRTVVVGLNTELSLTANPVFGGDKKYLVESDGELLLVDMYLSIDTEEESLSFGEEYLEHLAQYMSERTVRFRVYKLDEEAKSWIEVRSLGDRVLFLGDDSTFSAPASDLSGCKGNCIFFVDNFFYSRDECPTGGDDGVLAGRDIGVFDLENGCIGPLGNYPELAKMFWPPPHWVTLASLEVI, from the exons ATGGCGGAATGGACCCTTCTCCCAAAAGACCTGCTAGAGCAAATCTCCAAATGTCTCGACACCTCCATTGATCTCCTTCGATTCCGCTCCGTTTGCACTTCATGGCGATGCTCTGTCTCCCCAAAGCCGCGCCGCTTATCGGGCACTTTCCGGATTCTTCCAAACGACGGAATCTCCCGCACCTCATTCGGTTTCTACCTCTCCAGACGTACCGTATTCCTTATCAGGCTACCCGATTCCCATAACCAGGCGGCCCCAAAGGGCTGGCTCGTCAAAATCGAGGAAGATATCCCTGATAGAAAGCGATTGTTGAATCCTCTATCTAGGTATAAGTTGAATTCTTTACCCAGTAACTTTCCTCGCGTGTTGAATTTACTGAACTTGCGGATCTGCCAATTGGGTCAAGAATATGTTCTGCATCACGTTAACTATAAGCCCAATTCTTCGTCTTTCAGTGACGCTGGCAATCTATACATGGAGAAAGTGGTAATGATATGGTTGAATTGTGAAAGTGATTTTATGTTGCTTACCATTCATGTTTCGGGAAAACTGGCTTTGTTTAGAAGTGGTGATAGGAGATGGACTATAATAAAAGATATGCCATCTCCTTACGATGATGTAATTGTTTATAAAGGTAATTTTTATGCGGTTGACAACACAGGGAGGACTGTGGTTGTGGGGTTGAATACAGAGTTGAGTTTGACTGCAAATCCTGTTTTTGGTGGTGACAAGAAGTATTTGGTTGAGTCCGATGGTGAATTATTATTGGTTGACATGTATTTGAGCATTGATACTGAAGAAGAGAGTCTGAGCTTTGGTGAGGAATATTTGGAGCACCTTGCCCAGTATATGAGCGAGAGGACGGTTAGGTTCAGGGTTTATAAGTTGGATGAAGAAGCAAAAAGCTGGATTGAGGTGAGAAGCTTGGGTGATCGTGTTTTGTTTTTGGGTGATGATTCTACCTTTTCTGCACCTGCTTCGGATCTTTCTGGGTGCAAAGGGAATTGTATATTTTTTGTGGATAATTTCTTCTATTCCAGGGATGAGTGTCCAACTGGCGGAGATGATGGAGTGTTGGCAGGTCGTGACATAGGCGTGTTTGATTTGGAGAATGGTTGTATTGGACCTTTGGGAAATTACCCTGAACTTGCCAAGATGTTCTGGCCACCTCCCCATTGGGTTACTTTGGCATCCTTGGAA GTGATCTGA